The proteins below come from a single Chryseobacterium nepalense genomic window:
- a CDS encoding TolC family protein, with the protein MKKVLTIILGLSCLAVSAQKKWSLRECVDYATKHNLQVIQNEYSKQMQDLNLKIARKNYLPSVSANVGNSVSFGQASLGTGSIRNDRFSNNANLGADILVYNNGRLEKTIRKTEFDVEASQYDIETIKNDISLQIAQQYLTTLLNKEIVKISQAAVENAQKQYDRSKITTEVGTTAQTVLAEAEAGLAREKQNLKTAEINVGRSLFALAQLLQLQDYKDFDVEDVNVPDQLAPQLIAVDEVLTTAYETQPQVKAAESRIRSAEAQTEVTRTAFWPTVTASAGIGSFYNNLLNTRVTGYDLFGNPVVEPTFFNQYKDNFGQNIGVSVNIPIFNKGITKLQVEQSKLQESIAKTTLQQQKQIVRENVQKAQFDVDANYEIYLSAVQAEKSTKLALDFADKSYAAGRSTIYDVNIARNNYANAQGSVAQAKYNYLFSLKLLNFYAGIPLSL; encoded by the coding sequence ATGAAAAAAGTTTTGACTATTATTTTGGGATTATCTTGCCTGGCTGTCAGCGCCCAGAAAAAGTGGTCTTTGCGGGAATGTGTTGATTATGCAACCAAACACAATCTTCAGGTAATCCAAAATGAATATTCGAAACAAATGCAGGATCTCAACCTGAAAATTGCCAGAAAAAATTATCTTCCTTCGGTGTCCGCCAATGTGGGAAACAGTGTGAGTTTCGGGCAGGCTTCTTTGGGAACGGGAAGTATCCGGAATGACAGGTTTAGCAATAATGCCAATCTTGGAGCAGATATCCTTGTCTATAACAACGGAAGGCTTGAAAAAACTATCAGAAAAACCGAATTTGACGTAGAGGCAAGTCAATACGACATTGAGACCATCAAAAATGATATTTCATTACAGATTGCACAGCAATATCTCACAACTCTGCTGAATAAGGAAATCGTTAAAATTTCCCAGGCTGCGGTTGAAAACGCCCAAAAGCAGTATGACAGATCAAAAATTACTACGGAAGTCGGAACGACAGCTCAAACGGTTCTGGCGGAGGCGGAAGCAGGACTTGCCAGAGAAAAGCAGAATCTGAAAACGGCTGAAATAAATGTGGGAAGAAGTCTTTTTGCATTGGCCCAGCTCCTGCAGCTTCAGGATTATAAAGATTTTGATGTGGAAGACGTAAATGTGCCGGATCAGCTGGCGCCACAACTAATAGCTGTAGATGAGGTTTTAACAACAGCCTATGAAACTCAGCCCCAGGTGAAAGCTGCAGAAAGCAGGATCAGATCGGCAGAAGCACAGACTGAAGTTACCAGAACCGCTTTCTGGCCTACTGTAACGGCAAGTGCGGGTATCGGAAGTTTTTATAATAATCTTTTAAATACAAGGGTCACAGGCTACGATCTGTTTGGAAATCCTGTTGTAGAGCCTACTTTTTTCAATCAGTATAAAGATAATTTCGGACAGAATATCGGGGTTTCGGTAAACATCCCGATTTTTAACAAAGGAATTACAAAACTTCAGGTTGAACAGTCGAAGCTCCAGGAAAGTATTGCAAAGACTACTTTACAGCAGCAAAAGCAGATTGTTCGTGAAAATGTTCAAAAAGCTCAGTTTGACGTGGATGCGAATTATGAAATTTATTTATCAGCAGTTCAGGCCGAGAAAAGCACGAAACTGGCCCTTGATTTTGCCGATAAAAGCTATGCGGCAGGAAGATCTACGATCTACGATGTCAATATCGCCAGAAACAATTATGCCAATGCGCAGGGATCTGTGGCTCAGGCTAAATATAATTATCTTTTCAGTCTTAAATTGTTGAATTTCTATGCAGGAATTCCACTAAGTTTGTAA
- a CDS encoding SufE family protein, producing the protein MTIKEKQQEIIDEFAFLDDWEQKYEYIIDLGKELKGLSDDKKTDENLIKGCQSKVWIDAEFRDGRLFFNADSDGILPKGIVSLLVSIYSGHSTQEILDSDFDFISEIGLQEFLSPSRANGLMAMTKQIKFYAVAYQLKS; encoded by the coding sequence ATGACCATTAAGGAAAAACAGCAGGAAATAATCGATGAATTTGCTTTTCTTGACGACTGGGAACAGAAATATGAATACATCATAGATCTGGGTAAAGAATTGAAGGGGCTTTCTGACGATAAGAAAACAGATGAAAACCTGATCAAGGGCTGCCAGAGTAAAGTCTGGATCGATGCAGAGTTCAGAGACGGCAGATTGTTTTTCAATGCGGATTCCGACGGGATTTTGCCAAAAGGGATCGTATCTCTTCTGGTAAGTATATACAGCGGACATTCTACACAGGAAATTTTAGATTCCGACTTTGATTTCATTTCAGAAATAGGATTACAGGAATTTTTATCACCTTCCAGAGCCAACGGATTAATGGCGATGACCAAACAGATTAAGTTTTACGCTGTTGCCTACCAATTGAAATCGTAA
- a CDS encoding mannose-1-phosphate guanylyltransferase, translated as MSKSNRYCVIMAGGIGSRFWPLSTQKFPKQFQDILGVGRTMIQQTYDRISKIIPDENIFVITNKEYVELSHQQLPEIPQENIVGEPLLKNTAPCNLYMANKIAEIDPDATMIVLPADHLILKEETFLQKAEVALDLAAKNDYLVTLGITPTRPDTGYGYIQFVDKQDSDYYKVKTFTEKPILEIAKSFLESGDFLWNAGIFIWNVKSIQHAFEKYLPEMTQHFMACEYNAEGEQSCIELIYPKVQKISIDNGILEKAKNVYVIPADLGWSDLGTWTSVFENTEKDENQNATKQKHILAYNSEGNIINIKNSNKAVIVDSLKDFIIVDTDKVLLICPKEHDQLIKDYVLDLKNLKKGDKFM; from the coding sequence ATGTCAAAATCAAATAGATATTGCGTGATTATGGCGGGAGGAATCGGCAGTAGATTCTGGCCGTTAAGTACGCAGAAGTTTCCGAAACAGTTTCAGGATATTTTAGGCGTGGGACGCACAATGATCCAACAGACGTATGACAGGATCAGCAAGATTATTCCTGATGAAAATATATTTGTGATCACCAATAAAGAATATGTGGAGCTTTCCCATCAGCAGCTGCCGGAAATTCCTCAGGAAAATATTGTTGGAGAGCCTTTACTGAAAAATACTGCGCCATGCAATCTTTATATGGCCAACAAAATTGCTGAAATTGATCCTGACGCTACCATGATTGTTCTGCCGGCAGATCACCTTATTTTAAAAGAAGAAACTTTTCTGCAGAAAGCGGAAGTTGCTCTGGATCTCGCTGCCAAAAATGATTACCTTGTTACGCTCGGGATTACCCCTACAAGACCGGATACCGGATACGGATACATCCAATTTGTGGATAAACAAGATTCTGATTATTACAAAGTAAAAACCTTTACGGAGAAACCAATTCTAGAAATCGCCAAAAGTTTTCTTGAAAGTGGAGATTTCCTCTGGAACGCCGGAATTTTTATATGGAATGTTAAAAGTATTCAACATGCTTTCGAAAAATATCTTCCTGAAATGACCCAGCACTTCATGGCATGCGAATATAATGCTGAAGGTGAGCAAAGCTGTATCGAACTGATTTATCCTAAAGTACAGAAAATCTCAATTGATAACGGGATTCTGGAAAAAGCGAAAAATGTTTATGTAATTCCGGCAGACCTGGGATGGAGTGATCTGGGAACATGGACGTCCGTATTTGAAAATACGGAAAAAGACGAAAACCAAAATGCTACCAAGCAAAAACATATTTTAGCCTACAATTCGGAGGGAAATATTATCAATATAAAAAACAGCAACAAAGCGGTTATTGTTGATTCTCTGAAAGATTTTATTATCGTAGATACGGATAAAGTT
- a CDS encoding glycosyltransferase: protein MNRKKIIISAFSNLNTDQRIEKVCKTMHDNSYSIELIGNTWGGSEKLSRPYPVSRIQLISKSLKTAYFEFNWKLYNELKKRADKETILYANDLDALLPNYLIAKKKQIPLIFDSHEIFSEMPAIQGKMSQKLWRYVEKSILPDLRFMITASSGYAEWFKERYGIQAAVVQNAPRKLNFSIEIPENNPKIILYQGVINPFRGIDKAILAMHHLDHVIFKIAGDGPRKKEYEQLVINESLQDKVLFLGKLSPEKLRDVTLTADCGMSIEENGGQSYYYSLPNKVLDCIQARVPLILSDLPEMQNIRNQYDVGEIIKDHNPENIAHAIQTVLNKGRRNYLPQLEKAAHILCWENEEVKLLEVVKKASLY, encoded by the coding sequence ATGAACAGAAAAAAAATTATTATTTCTGCCTTTAGTAATCTTAATACAGACCAGCGTATCGAGAAGGTTTGTAAAACCATGCACGATAACAGCTATTCTATTGAATTGATTGGCAATACATGGGGCGGAAGTGAAAAATTGTCACGTCCTTATCCTGTTTCGCGAATACAGCTGATTTCGAAAAGTTTAAAAACGGCTTATTTTGAATTCAACTGGAAATTGTATAATGAACTAAAGAAAAGAGCAGATAAGGAAACGATTCTTTATGCCAATGATCTTGATGCTTTGCTGCCCAATTATTTAATTGCTAAAAAAAAACAGATTCCGCTTATTTTTGACAGTCATGAAATTTTTTCCGAAATGCCGGCAATTCAAGGCAAAATGTCACAAAAATTGTGGCGATATGTAGAGAAGAGCATACTTCCGGACCTTCGTTTTATGATTACAGCAAGCTCCGGCTATGCAGAATGGTTTAAGGAACGATACGGAATTCAGGCAGCTGTTGTACAGAATGCACCCCGAAAACTTAATTTCAGTATTGAAATCCCTGAAAACAATCCTAAAATAATTTTATATCAGGGGGTGATCAATCCGTTTCGCGGAATAGATAAAGCTATTTTGGCCATGCATCATCTAGATCATGTAATTTTTAAGATTGCAGGCGACGGTCCCAGAAAGAAAGAATATGAACAACTGGTCATAAATGAAAGTCTTCAGGATAAAGTTCTGTTCCTGGGAAAACTTTCACCGGAAAAGTTACGGGATGTTACACTTACAGCAGATTGCGGAATGAGCATTGAAGAAAATGGCGGCCAAAGCTATTACTATTCGCTTCCGAATAAGGTTTTGGACTGTATCCAGGCACGTGTTCCTTTAATATTGTCTGATCTTCCTGAAATGCAGAACATTAGGAATCAATATGATGTTGGTGAAATTATAAAAGATCATAACCCTGAAAATATTGCTCATGCAATTCAGACCGTATTGAATAAAGGACGCAGAAATTATTTACCGCAACTTGAAAAAGCAGCTCATATTTTGTGCTGGGAAAATGAAGAAGTAAAATTGCTGGAAGTAGTAAAAAAAGCGTCTTTGTATTAA
- a CDS encoding SprT-like domain-containing protein, translated as MSIQSLEKYLPQNTLQYLKIWFADYYIHIKITRNRNSKLGDYRKLPDNSHEITINSTLVPELFFFVLTHELAHLIAFEKYGRRISPHGNEWKETFRQMLLQSINVYDENLKPIIMKFSQSPKANFMASPDLVKYFHIEKQDDALVFIENLQKGDFFIYRNEKYLLEGLIKKNYLCKNLATGRKYSFKPLARVEKCT; from the coding sequence ATGTCTATTCAATCTTTAGAAAAATATTTACCCCAAAATACATTACAATATTTAAAAATCTGGTTTGCAGATTACTATATTCATATAAAAATTACAAGAAACAGGAATTCCAAGCTGGGAGATTACCGCAAACTTCCAGACAATTCCCACGAAATTACGATTAATTCGACTCTGGTTCCGGAGCTTTTTTTCTTCGTGCTTACTCATGAGCTTGCCCACCTTATTGCTTTCGAAAAATATGGCAGGAGAATTTCTCCACATGGAAATGAATGGAAGGAAACCTTCAGACAAATGCTGTTGCAGAGTATTAATGTCTATGATGAGAATCTGAAACCGATCATTATGAAATTTTCCCAATCTCCAAAAGCGAACTTCATGGCGAGCCCGGACCTCGTTAAGTATTTCCATATTGAAAAACAGGATGATGCGCTTGTATTTATTGAAAATCTCCAAAAAGGCGATTTCTTTATTTACCGAAATGAGAAGTATTTATTGGAGGGTCTTATTAAAAAAAACTATCTTTGTAAGAACCTGGCTACGGGAAGGAAGTATTCTTTCAAGCCTTTGGCAAGGGTAGAAAAATGCACTTAA
- a CDS encoding HlyD family secretion protein produces the protein MTKSVYLSIIALVITIFISLPHIKVPISSSSRGLVRSVQENTKVSSVVSGKVVQSRLERNNQYIQKGDTLLEVATAQLDTQKSLQSSQSSDYAAQLLDLQKISGEQFGGLQTGQYQREVSAMQEKIAQVQTQLALAQKDFDRAETLYKQGVVPKAEYDKFFYNLQGLKTQISGIREQQIAQWQAQKREVERQLRSLGSEIQRIGQEQENYIVTAPISGRLVNFSGVQKGNFIVQGQNIGEISPEESLIAECMVSPKDIGFIQTGQKVGFQIDTYNYNQWGLLDGAVKEIDQNITVNQQTGETYFRVICTMQKNYLQLKNGYRGKIGKGMTFTARFHLFDRTLWQLLFDRADDWFNPKLK, from the coding sequence ATGACAAAATCTGTTTACCTCAGTATTATTGCTTTGGTGATAACAATTTTTATATCCTTACCGCATATCAAAGTTCCCATTTCATCTTCTTCAAGAGGTTTGGTAAGATCTGTTCAAGAAAACACCAAAGTGTCATCTGTAGTTTCGGGCAAGGTGGTACAAAGCAGATTAGAAAGAAACAACCAATACATACAAAAAGGAGATACACTCTTGGAAGTAGCGACAGCGCAACTTGATACACAAAAAAGCCTGCAAAGCAGTCAGAGTTCAGATTACGCAGCGCAATTATTAGATTTGCAAAAAATTTCTGGGGAGCAATTTGGAGGTTTGCAAACCGGGCAATACCAACGTGAGGTTTCTGCTATGCAGGAGAAAATTGCACAGGTGCAGACCCAGCTTGCTTTGGCACAAAAAGACTTCGACAGGGCAGAAACACTCTACAAACAAGGTGTAGTTCCAAAGGCAGAATATGACAAGTTTTTTTATAATCTCCAAGGGCTAAAAACTCAAATTTCGGGTATCAGAGAACAGCAAATCGCACAGTGGCAAGCCCAAAAAAGAGAGGTTGAACGGCAGCTTCGTTCTTTGGGTTCAGAAATTCAACGTATTGGGCAGGAGCAGGAAAATTATATCGTTACGGCACCCATTTCTGGCAGATTGGTCAATTTTTCGGGCGTACAAAAAGGAAATTTCATTGTGCAGGGGCAAAATATCGGTGAAATCTCTCCGGAAGAATCTTTGATTGCCGAGTGTATGGTCTCACCAAAAGATATTGGATTCATTCAAACAGGACAAAAAGTAGGATTTCAAATAGATACATACAATTACAATCAATGGGGTCTTTTGGATGGAGCAGTGAAAGAAATTGATCAAAACATTACAGTAAACCAACAAACCGGGGAAACTTACTTTAGGGTAATTTGTACAATGCAAAAAAATTATTTGCAGCTTAAAAATGGCTACAGAGGCAAAATCGGAAAAGGAATGACATTTACTGCACGGTTTCATCTCTTCGATAGAACATTATGGCAGTTGTTATTTGACAGAGCAGATGATTGGTTTAATCCGAAACTAAAATAA
- a CDS encoding bifunctional folylpolyglutamate synthase/dihydrofolate synthase — MTTAQYQEAVEWLFVQAPNYQIDGQKAYKPGLDNIRKLCDFFGNPQEKIKCVHIGGTNGKGSTSNMLASVLQESGYKTGLYNSPHLIDFTERIKVNGKNCDKEFVYHFIQKLKNLPENIQPSFFEFTTIMAFEYFYQQQVDVAIIEVGLGGRLDSTNIILPLVSAITNVQLDHQNILGETIEEIAEEKAGIVKPHIPIIFGDENETVKNIIKNKADKENVSFIDATLIKTALKSDLKGNYQEKNIRVVLALIEELRKLGFIISGQNIEEGLLRVHQNTGFIGRWFEFSQNPLTICDTAHNQAGLEYVFSQLNSINKHKHIVLGFVNDKKIDDVMRILPENAAFYFAKPSIQRGRAPQEYENLLVEAKISYKIFNSVQEAYLSAKENCRKEEMIFIGGSNFVVGEFLEKNLEISE; from the coding sequence ATGACAACCGCACAATACCAGGAAGCCGTAGAATGGCTGTTCGTACAGGCTCCGAATTATCAGATTGATGGACAGAAGGCATATAAACCCGGATTAGACAATATCAGGAAGCTATGTGATTTCTTCGGAAATCCTCAGGAAAAAATCAAATGTGTTCACATCGGAGGAACCAACGGCAAAGGATCTACAAGTAATATGCTGGCTTCCGTTCTTCAGGAATCGGGTTATAAAACTGGTTTATATAATTCACCGCATCTTATTGATTTTACCGAACGTATTAAAGTAAATGGTAAGAATTGCGATAAAGAATTTGTCTATCACTTTATCCAAAAACTGAAAAATCTTCCGGAAAATATACAGCCTTCTTTTTTTGAGTTCACCACCATTATGGCTTTTGAATATTTTTATCAGCAGCAGGTTGACGTAGCCATTATTGAGGTAGGCTTAGGCGGAAGGCTTGATTCTACCAATATTATCCTGCCGCTGGTTTCGGCCATTACCAATGTTCAGCTGGATCATCAGAATATTTTAGGAGAGACTATCGAAGAAATTGCGGAAGAGAAAGCAGGAATTGTAAAACCACATATCCCGATCATTTTCGGTGATGAAAATGAAACGGTGAAAAACATCATTAAAAACAAGGCTGATAAAGAAAACGTATCTTTTATTGATGCTACTTTGATAAAAACAGCTTTGAAGTCTGACTTAAAGGGAAATTATCAGGAAAAAAATATCCGGGTTGTTTTGGCATTAATTGAAGAATTACGAAAACTTGGATTCATTATTTCCGGGCAGAATATTGAAGAAGGACTTTTGCGTGTTCATCAGAATACAGGCTTTATCGGCCGGTGGTTTGAGTTCTCACAAAATCCGCTTACGATTTGTGATACGGCACATAATCAGGCTGGCCTGGAATATGTTTTTTCCCAGCTGAATTCTATTAATAAGCATAAGCATATTGTTTTAGGATTTGTCAATGACAAAAAGATAGATGATGTCATGAGGATCTTGCCCGAAAATGCGGCATTTTATTTTGCGAAGCCTTCTATTCAAAGAGGCAGAGCACCTCAGGAATATGAGAATTTATTGGTGGAAGCAAAAATTTCCTATAAAATTTTCAATTCCGTACAGGAGGCTTATCTGTCTGCAAAAGAGAACTGTAGAAAAGAGGAAATGATTTTTATTGGCGGAAGTAATTTTGTTGTGGGAGAATTTTTAGAAAAAAATTTGGAGATTTCCGAATAA
- a CDS encoding glycosyltransferase family 9 protein → MTRILAYRFSAFGDVAMTAPVFREFLEQNPEVEIVMVSRSNFEALFEEIPNVIFKGVNLDDYKGFFGLNRLANELIKEFHPDLIANLHDVIRTKILDKIYSTKGFRVFKINKGKEEKEHLTDIWNLNKVQLKKTVERYADVFREMGFQVTLSHQLRPTSFNKSGIGFAPFAQHKGKMLPLEKSYELARILSLKNTVYFFGGGKAETEILEKWEKEIPNTRNLAGKLNLTEELDTISQLQMMISMDSANMHLASLVGTRCVSVWGQTHPYAGFLGFGQSEEDVVQVKDLTCRPCSVFGDKECFRGDWACLGELNIQKIVDKI, encoded by the coding sequence GTGACAAGGATTTTAGCATATCGTTTTTCTGCTTTTGGTGACGTTGCGATGACAGCACCTGTATTCCGGGAATTCCTGGAACAAAATCCGGAAGTGGAAATTGTCATGGTTTCACGAAGTAATTTTGAAGCCTTATTCGAAGAGATCCCGAATGTTATATTTAAAGGGGTCAATCTTGATGACTACAAGGGTTTTTTTGGACTCAACAGGCTCGCTAATGAGCTTATCAAAGAATTTCATCCGGACCTTATTGCCAATCTTCATGATGTAATCCGAACGAAAATTCTGGATAAAATTTATAGTACGAAAGGATTTAGGGTTTTTAAAATCAATAAAGGAAAAGAAGAAAAAGAACATTTAACGGACATCTGGAACCTGAATAAAGTTCAGCTTAAGAAAACAGTGGAACGGTATGCCGATGTTTTTCGTGAAATGGGCTTTCAGGTGACACTTTCTCATCAGCTAAGACCTACGAGTTTCAATAAATCGGGGATTGGTTTCGCGCCTTTTGCTCAGCATAAAGGAAAAATGCTTCCTCTTGAAAAGTCATATGAACTCGCGAGAATCTTATCTCTAAAAAATACAGTTTATTTTTTCGGTGGTGGAAAAGCTGAAACCGAAATACTCGAAAAATGGGAAAAAGAAATTCCAAATACCCGAAACCTTGCAGGTAAACTGAATCTCACAGAAGAACTGGACACAATCTCACAATTACAAATGATGATCTCTATGGACTCCGCAAATATGCATCTTGCCAGCCTTGTGGGGACACGATGTGTTTCTGTTTGGGGCCAAACGCATCCTTACGCCGGATTTTTAGGTTTTGGACAAAGTGAGGAGGATGTGGTTCAGGTAAAGGATCTTACGTGCAGGCCATGCTCTGTTTTTGGTGATAAAGAATGCTTCCGTGGTGACTGGGCTTGCCTGGGAGAACTTAATATACAGAAGATTGTTGATAAGATTTAA
- a CDS encoding peptidase domain-containing ABC transporter yields the protein MKKDILIKQHDLKDCGAACLASVSAYYGLKMPIAKIRQFSHTDTRGTNVLGMIQGLEKMGFNAKGVKGGADALPEIPLPAIAHIITKEQYHHYVVIYKVSKSKIEIMDPAFGKIEEYTIEEFSNIWTGVLILLEPNEYFEQKDEKISIYSRFWNLVQPHKSILIQALIGAVIYTILGLSTSIYIEKITDYVLIDANRRLLNLLSVGMIIILFFQIFIGVMKSVLVLQTGQRIDKHLILGYYKHLLKLPQRFFDTMKVGEIISRVNDAVKIRSFINDVAIQIFVNIFIVIFSFALMFTYYWKLALITALIIPFYFFVYWLTNRLNRKVERRLMEESAELESHLVESITSVKTIKQFGIETFANNKTDNSFSTLLKTIYKSALNSLFSGDSTEFLSRIFTIVLLWVGSGYVIDRTITPGELLSFYALIGYFTNPVSQLIGMNKIIQNALIAADRLFEIMDLEREETTDKMDIKKENIQDIQFKEVSFSYGSRTDVFEDFNCIIKKGKTTAIVGESGSGKSTLAALIQNLYPLKKGKVMIGDYDINYISNHSLRNLISVVPQQIDLFSGNIIENIALGEDFPDVQKILNITKDLGILAFVEKLPNGFQTYLGENGALLSGGQKQRIAIARALYKNPEILILDEATSSLDTEAEQMIQKTLDDFKNQGKTMIVIAHRLSTVASADEILVMKDGKIVEQGDHKALLSKDSIYKQMWEKQSISLN from the coding sequence ATGAAGAAAGACATCTTAATAAAACAGCATGATCTTAAAGATTGTGGAGCTGCCTGTCTCGCATCGGTTTCAGCTTATTACGGGCTAAAAATGCCCATCGCAAAAATTCGTCAATTCAGCCATACTGATACACGGGGAACAAATGTACTGGGAATGATACAGGGCTTGGAGAAAATGGGCTTCAATGCAAAAGGAGTAAAAGGCGGCGCAGATGCCTTACCTGAAATTCCACTTCCTGCCATTGCCCACATCATTACTAAAGAGCAATATCATCATTATGTAGTTATTTATAAAGTTAGCAAAAGTAAGATTGAAATAATGGATCCTGCTTTTGGAAAAATTGAAGAATACACTATTGAAGAATTCTCAAATATCTGGACAGGCGTTTTAATATTGCTTGAGCCCAACGAATATTTTGAACAAAAAGATGAAAAGATAAGTATTTATAGTAGATTTTGGAATCTGGTACAGCCCCATAAAAGCATTCTGATTCAAGCTTTAATTGGTGCAGTAATTTACACTATTTTGGGTTTATCGACTTCTATTTATATTGAAAAAATCACCGATTATGTTCTTATCGACGCGAACCGAAGGCTACTCAATTTGCTGTCAGTCGGGATGATTATTATCTTGTTTTTTCAGATATTTATCGGGGTAATGAAATCAGTTCTGGTCTTGCAGACAGGTCAAAGAATTGACAAGCATCTTATTTTAGGATATTATAAACATTTGCTGAAGCTTCCTCAAAGATTTTTCGATACAATGAAAGTTGGCGAAATAATATCCCGGGTGAATGATGCCGTAAAAATAAGGTCTTTCATCAACGATGTAGCAATCCAAATATTTGTGAATATTTTTATTGTTATTTTCTCCTTTGCGCTGATGTTTACTTATTATTGGAAACTCGCACTAATAACCGCATTAATTATTCCATTCTATTTTTTTGTTTATTGGCTAACCAATAGACTTAACAGAAAAGTTGAGCGTAGATTAATGGAAGAAAGCGCAGAGTTGGAATCCCATTTGGTAGAATCTATAACATCTGTAAAAACTATTAAGCAATTCGGAATAGAAACTTTTGCCAATAATAAAACCGATAATTCATTTTCAACACTGTTGAAAACCATTTACAAATCTGCCCTCAACAGTTTGTTTTCTGGCGATTCTACAGAGTTTTTATCAAGAATATTTACTATTGTTTTGCTGTGGGTGGGTTCTGGTTACGTGATTGACAGAACTATAACTCCTGGTGAACTCTTGTCTTTTTATGCATTAATCGGGTATTTTACGAATCCCGTTTCTCAATTGATAGGAATGAATAAAATAATTCAAAATGCATTAATTGCAGCAGACCGTTTATTTGAAATTATGGATTTAGAACGCGAAGAAACGACCGATAAAATGGATATTAAAAAAGAAAATATACAGGACATTCAGTTTAAGGAAGTAAGTTTCAGCTATGGAAGCAGAACTGATGTTTTTGAAGACTTCAACTGTATTATAAAAAAAGGAAAGACCACTGCAATAGTAGGAGAAAGCGGAAGCGGAAAATCAACATTAGCTGCACTTATTCAAAATTTATATCCCTTGAAAAAAGGAAAAGTAATGATCGGGGATTATGATATTAATTATATTTCAAACCATTCGCTACGAAACCTGATATCGGTTGTTCCTCAACAGATCGATTTATTTTCAGGAAATATAATAGAAAATATTGCTTTGGGAGAAGATTTTCCAGATGTACAGAAAATTCTAAACATAACAAAAGATCTGGGGATTCTGGCATTTGTGGAAAAACTGCCAAATGGATTTCAAACTTATTTAGGCGAAAATGGAGCGTTGCTATCAGGTGGACAAAAACAAAGAATTGCTATTGCAAGAGCATTGTATAAAAATCCCGAAATACTAATTTTAGATGAAGCGACATCTTCGTTAGATACAGAAGCTGAACAAATGATTCAAAAAACATTGGATGATTTCAAAAATCAAGGAAAAACAATGATTGTTATTGCCCATAGGTTAAGTACTGTTGCCAGTGCTGATGAAATTTTGGTGATGAAAGACGGTAAAATTGTAGAACAAGGAGATCACAAAGCACTCCTTTCAAAAGATTCCATTTATAAACAAATGTGGGAAAAACAAAGCATTTCTTTAAATTAA
- a CDS encoding uroporphyrinogen decarboxylase: MNPETAAYIGYSASLFIVLSFILKDVRKIRIVNMIGCICFVIYGIFNGMLWPVIIPNGLICFIQIYYLLSDKNKR; the protein is encoded by the coding sequence ATGAATCCCGAAACCGCTGCCTATATCGGCTATTCTGCATCCCTGTTTATTGTACTGAGCTTTATTCTGAAAGATGTAAGAAAAATCAGGATTGTCAATATGATAGGGTGTATCTGTTTTGTGATTTATGGTATTTTCAACGGGATGCTCTGGCCGGTAATTATTCCCAACGGACTAATTTGTTTTATACAGATTTATTATCTTCTGTCTGATAAAAACAAAAGATGA